One Arvicanthis niloticus isolate mArvNil1 chromosome 13, mArvNil1.pat.X, whole genome shotgun sequence genomic window carries:
- the Kcns2 gene encoding delayed-rectifier potassium channel regulatory subunit KCNS2 has protein sequence MTRQSLWDVSETDVEDGEIRINVGGFKRRLRSHTLLRFPETRLGRLLLCHSREAILELCDDYDDVQREFYFDRNPELFPYVLHFYHTGKLHVMAELCVFSFSQEIEYWGINEFFIDSCCSYSYHGRKVEPEQEKWDEQSDQESTTSSFDEILAFYNDASKFDGQPLGNFRRQLWLALDNPGYSVLSRVFSVLSILVVLGSIITMCLNSLPDFQIPDSQGNPGEDPRFEIVEHFGIAWFTFELVARFAVAPDFLKFFKNALNLIDLMSIVPFYITLVVNLVVESSPTLANLGRVAQVLRLMRIFRILKLARHSTGLRSLGATLKYSYKEVGLLLLYLSVGISIFSVVAYTIEKEENEGLATIPACWWWATVSMTTVGYGDVVPGTTAGKLTASACILAGILVVVLPITLIFNKFSHFYRRQKQLESAMRSCDFGDGMKEVPSVNLRDYYAHKVKSLMASLTNMSRSSPSELSLDDSLH, from the coding sequence ATGACCCGCCAGAGCCTGTGGGACGTGTCCGAGACCGACGTCGAGGATGGAGAGATCCGCATCAATGTGGGCGGCTTCAAGAGACGACTGCGTTCCCACACGCTGCTGCGCTTCCCTGAGACAAGACTGGGCCGTCTGCTCCTCTGCCACTCGCGAGAGGCCATTCTGGAACTCTGCGATGACTACGACGACGTCCAGCGTGAGTTCTACTTCGACCGTAACCCTGAGCTCTTTCCCTACGTGTTGCATTTCTACCACACTGGCAAGCTTCACGTCATGGCTGAGCTGTGCGTCTTCTCCTTCAGCCAGGAGATCGAGTACTGGGGTATCAATGAGTTCTTCATTGACTCTTGCTGCAGCTATAGCTATCACGGCCGCAAAGTGGAACCTGAGCAGGAGAAGTGGGACGAGCAGAGTGACCAGGAAAGCACCACTTCCTCCTTCGATGAGATCTTGGCCTTCTATAATGATGCGTCCAAGTTTGATGGGCAACCCCTTGGCAACTTCCGCAGGCAGCTGTGGCTGGCATTGGACAACCCAGGCTACTCAGTCCTGAGCAGGGTCTTCAGTGTCCTTTCCATCTTGGTGGTGTTGGGCTCCATCATCACCATGTGCCTCAACAGCCTGCCAGACTTCCAGATCCCTGATAGCCAGGGCAACCCTGGTGAAGACCCGAGGTTCGAAATCGTGGAGCACTTTGGCATTGCCTGGTTCACATTTGAGTTGGTGGCCAGGTTTGCTGTGGCCCCTGACTTTCTCAAGTTTTTCAAGAATGCTCTAAACCTTATTGATCTCATGTCCATTGTCCCTTTTTACATAACTCTAGTAGTGAATCTGGTGGTGGAGAGCTCTCCGACCTTGGCTAACTTGGGCAGGGTGGCTCAAGTCCTCAGGCTTATGAGGATCTTCCGGATTCTCAAGCTGGCCAGACACTCCACTGGTCTCCGCTCCTTGGGAGCCACCCTGAAATACAGCTACAAGGAAGTGGGGTTGCTCTTGCTCTACCTCTCAGTGGGGATTTCCATCTTCTCTGTGGTGGCCTACACCATCGAAAAGGAGGAGAACGAGGGCCTGGCCACTATCCCTGCCTGCTGGTGGTGGGCCACCGTCAGTATGACCACTGTTGGGTATGGAGATGTGGTCCCAGGGACCACAGCCGGGAAGCTGACTGCCTCAGCCTGCATCTTGGCAGGCATCCTGGTGGTGGTCTTGCCCATCACTTTGATCTTCAATAAGTTCTCCCACTTTTATCGgcgccaaaagcaacttgagagcGCTATGCGCAGCTGTGACTTTGGAGATGGAATGAAGGAGGTCCCTTCCGTCAATTTAAGGGACTACTATGCTCATAAAGTTAAGTCCCTCATGGCAAGCCTGACAAACATGAGCAGGAGTTCACCCAGTGAACTGAGTTTAGATGATTCTTTACATTAG